Proteins encoded in a region of the Drosophila busckii strain San Diego stock center, stock number 13000-0081.31 chromosome 2L, ASM1175060v1, whole genome shotgun sequence genome:
- the LOC108606567 gene encoding LOW QUALITY PROTEIN: myosin heavy chain, muscle (The sequence of the model RefSeq protein was modified relative to this genomic sequence to represent the inferred CDS: deleted 2 bases in 2 codons), which yields MPKPVASQEDEDPTPYLFVSLEQRRIDQSKPYDSKKSCWVPDEKEGYLLGEIKATKGDIVSVGLPGGEVKDFKSEKVEKVNPPKFEKLEDMADMTVLNTPCVLHNLRQRYYAKLIYTYSGLFCVAINPYKRYPVYTNRCAKMYRGKRRNEVPPHIFAISDGAYVDMLTNHVNQSMLITGESGAGKTENTKKVIAYFATVGASTKKDESQKNKGSLEDQVVQTNPVLEAFGNAKTVRNDNSSRFGKFIRIHFGPTGKLAGADIETYLLEKARVISQQSLERSYHIFYQIMSGSVPGVKGVCLLSDNIYDYHIVSQGKVTVPSIDDAEEFNLTDQAFDILGFTKQEKEDVYRITAAVMHMGGMKFKQRGREEQAEQDGEEEGGRVSKLFGCDTAELYKNLLKPRIKVGNEFVTQGRNVQQVTNSIGALCKGVFDRLFKWLVKKCNETLDTKQKRQHFIGVLDIAGFEIFDYNGFEQLCINFTNEKLQQFFNHHMFVLEQEEYKKEGIDWAFIDFGMDLLACIDLIEKPMGILSILEEESMFPKATDQTFSEKLTNTHLGKSAPFQKPKPPKPGQQAAHFAIGHYAGVVAYNITGWLEKNKDPLNDTVVDQFKKSQNKLLIEIFADHPGQSGGGEQAKGGRGKKGGGFATVSSAYKEQLNSLMAILRSTQPHFVRCIIPNEMKQPGVVDAHLVMHQLTCNGVLEGIRICRKGFPNRMVYPDFKMRYKIMCPKLLVGVDKDKKATDIIIKFIDLPEDQYRLGNTKVFFRAGVLGQMEEFRDERLGKIMSWMQAWARGYLSRKGFKKLQEQRVALKVVQRNLRKYLQLRTWPWYKLWQKIKPLLNVSRIEDEIARLEEKAKKAEELHAAEVKVRKELEALNAKLLAEKTALLDSLSGEKGALQDYQERNAKLTAQKNDLENQLRDIQERLTQEEDARNQLFQQKKKADQEISGLKKDIEDLELNIQKAEQDKATKDHQIRNLNDEIAHQDELINKLNKEKKMQGESNQKTGEELQAAEDKINHLNKVKAKLEQTLDELEDSLEREKKVRGDVEKGKRKVEGDLKLTQEAVADLERNKKELEQTIQRKDKELSSITAKLEDEQVVVLKHNRQIKELQARIEELEEEVEAERQARAKAEKQRADLARELEELGERLEEAGGATSAQIELNKKREAELSKLRRDLEEANIQHESTLANLRKKHNDAVAEMAEQVDQLNKLKAKAEKEKNEYYGQLNDLRAGVDHITNEKAAQEKIAKQLQHTLNEVQSKLDETNRTLNDFDASKKKLSIENSDLLRQLEEAESQVSQLSKIKISLTTQLEDTKRLADEESRERATLLGKFRNLEHDLDNLREQVEEEAEGKADLQRQLSKANAEAQVWRSKYESDGVARSEELEEAKRKLQARLAEAEETIESLNQKCIGLEKTKQRLSTEVEDLQLEVDRANAIANAAEKKQKAFDKIIGEWKLKVDDLAAELDASQKECRNYSTELFRLKGAYEEGQEQLEAVRRENKNLADEVKDLLDQIGEGGRNIHEIEKARKRLEAEKDELQAALEEAEAALEQEENKVLRAQLELSQVRQEIDRRIQEKEEEFENTRKNHQRALDSMQASLEAEAKGKAEALRMKKKLEADINELEIALDHANKANAEAQKNIKRYQQQLKDIQTALEEEQRARDDAREQLGISERRANALQNELEESRTLLEQADRGRRQAEQELADAHEQLNEVSAQNASISAAKRKLESELQTLHSDLDELLNEAKNSEEKAKKAMVDAARLADELRAEQDHAQTQEKLRKALEQQIKELQVRLDEAEANALKGGKKAIQKLEQRVRELENELDGEQRRHADAQKNLRKSERRIKELSFQSEEDRKNHERMQDLVDKLQQKIKTYKRQIEEAEEIAALNLAKFRKAQQELEEAEERADLAEQAISKFRAKGRAGSVGRGGSPAPRATSVRPQFDGLAFPPRFDLAPENEF from the exons ATGCCGAAGCCCGTTGCCAGCCAGGAGGATGAGGATCCCACCCCATACCTGTTCGTGTCTTTGGAACAAAGACGTATCGATCAATCGAAACCCTATGATTCGAAGAAGAGTTGTTGGGTGCCCGACGAGAAGGAGGGCTATCTCCTTGGTGAGATTAAGGCTACCAAGGGTGATATCGTCTCTGTCGGTCTTCCTGGTGGAGAG GTAAAAGATTTCAAATCCGAGAAGGTGGAAAAAGTGAATCCACCAAAATTCGAAAAACTTGAAGACATGGCTGACATGACCGTGCTGAACACACCTTGCGTGCTGCACAATCTGCGCCAGCGTTACTATGCTAAGCTTATCTAC ACCTACTCCGGTCTTTTCTGCGTTGCCATCAATCCTTACAAGCGCTACCCTGTGTATACCAACCGTTGCGCTAAGATGTACCGTGGCAAGCGCCGTAATGAGGTGCCACCCCATATTTTCGCCATTTCTGACGGTGCCTACGTCGACATGTTGACCAACCACGTGAATCAATCTATGTTGATTACCGGTGAGTCTGGTGCTGGTAAGACTGAGAACACGAAGAAGGTCATTGCGTACTTCGCCACTGTTGGCGCTTCCACCAAGAAGGATGAGTCCCAGAAGAACAAGGGCTCCCTGGAAGATCAGGTTGTGCAAACTAACCCTGTGCTTGAGGCTTTCGGTAACGCCAAGACCGTGCGTAACGATAACTCCTCTCGTTTC GGTAAATTCATCCGTATTCATTTCGGCCCCACTGGTAAACTGGCTGGTGCTGATATTGAGACCT ATCTGTTGGAGAAGGCTCGTGTCATCTCTCAGCAATCTCTGGAGCGCTCCTACCACATCTTCTACCAGATCATGTCTGGCTCCGTTCCCGGTGTTAAAG GTGTTTGTCTGTTGAGCGATAACATCTACGATTACCACATTGTCTCCCAGGGCAAGGTCACTGTGCCCAGTATCGATGATGCTGAGGAGTTCAACCTCACCGAT CAAGCCTTCGACATCTTGGGCTTCACCAAGCAGGAGAAGGAGGATGTGTACCGCATCACCGCCGCTGTCATGCACATGGGTGGCATGAAGTTCAAGCAACGTGGTCGCGAGGAGCAGGCTGAGCAGGATGGTGAAGAGGAGGGTGGACGTGTGTCGAAACTGTTCGGTTGCGACACCGCTGAGCTGTACAAGAAC TTGCTCAAGCCCCGCATCAAGGTCGGTAACGAGTTC GTCACCCAGGGCCGTAACGTCCAGCAGGTCACCAACTCCATTGGTGCTCTGTGCAAGGGTGTCTTCGATCGTCTCTTCAAATGGCTGGTCAAGAAGTGTAACGAGACTCTGGATACCAAGCAGAAGCGTCAGCATTTCATTGGTGTGCTGGATATTGCTGGTTTTGAAATCTTCGAC tacaACGGTTTCGAGCAACTGTGTATTAACTTCACCAACGAGAAGTTGCAACAATTCTTCAACCATCACATGTTCGTTTTGGAGCAAGAAGAATACAAGAAGGAAGGTATTGACTGGGCCTTCATCGATTTCGGTATGGATCTGTTGGCCTGTATCGATCTGATTGAAAAG CCTATGGGTATCCTGTCCATTCTTGAGGAAGAGTCTATGTTCCCCAAGGCCACCGATCAGACCTTCTCGGAGAAGCTGACCAACACCCATTTGGGCAAGTCGGCTCCATTCCAGAAGCCCAAGCCACCAAAGCCCGGCCAGCAGGCAGCTCACTTTGCCATTGGTCATTATGCTGGTGTTGTCGCCTATAACATCACCGGTTGGTTGGAGAAGAACAAGGATCCTCTGAACGACACTGTTGTCGACCAGTTCAAGAAGTCGCAGAACAAACTGCTCATCGAAATCTTCGCTGATCATCCTGGTCAGTCTGGTGGCGGTGAACAGGCCAAGGGTGGTCGTGGCAAGAAGGGTGGTGGCTTCGCCACTGTCTCGTCTGCCTACAAGGAGCAGCTTAACAGCTTGATGGCCATTCTGCGCTCCACACAGCCTCATTTCGTACGTTGCATCATTCCCAACGAAATGAAACAGCCCGGCGTGGTTGATGCTCACTTGGTTATGCACCAGCTGACTTGTAACGGTGTGCTTGAAGGTATCCGTATTTGCCGTAAAGGTTTCCCCAACAGAATGGTCTACCCCGACTTCAAGATGCG CTACAAAATCATGTGCCCCAAACTTTTGGTGGGCGTTGACAAAGACAAAAAGGCCACCGATatcattattaaatttattgatctGCCCGAAGATCAATACCGTTTGGGTAACACTAAG GTGTTCTTCCGCGCTGGTGTGCTAGGTCAGATGGAGGAGTTCCGTGATGAGCGTTTGGGCAAGATCATGTCCTGGATGCAGGCCTGGGCTCGCGGTTATCTGTCCCGCAAGGGCTTCAAGAAGCTGCAGGAGCAGCGCGTCGCCCTCAAGGTTGTCCAGCGCAACTTGCGCAAATACTTGCAGCTGCGTACCTGGCCCTGGTACAAACTGTGGCAGAAGATCAAGCCACTGCTCAACGTCAGCCGCATTGAGGATGAAATTGCT CGTCTGGAGGAGAAGGCCAAGAAGGCTGAGGAACTGCATGCCGCTGAAGTGAAAGTGCGCAAGGAGCTGGAGGCATTGAATGCCAAGCTCTTGGCCGAGAAGACCGCTCTGTTGGACTCGCTGTCCGGCGAGAAGGGTGCCCTGCAGGATTACCAGGAGCGCAACGCCAAGTTGACCGCCCAGAAGAACGACCTCGAGAACCAGCTGCGC GACATTCAAGAGCGTCTGACTCAGGAGGAAGATGCCCGCAACCAGCTGTtccagcagaagaagaaggcCGATCAGGAAATCTCTGGCCTGAAGAAGGACATCGAGGATCTGGAGCTGAACATCCAGAAGGCCGAGCAGGATAAGGCCACCAAGGATCACCAGATCCGCAACTTGAACGACGAGATCGCCCACCAGGATGAGCTCATCAACAAGCTGAACAAGGAGAAGAAGATGCAGGGCGAGAGCAACCAGAAGACTGGTGAGGAACTGCAGGCCGCCGAGGACAAGATCAATCACTTGAACAAGGTTAAGGCCAAGCTCGAGCAGACTCTGGATGAGCTGGAGGATTCGCTGGAGCGTGAGAAGAAGGTGCGCGGTGATGTCGAGAAGGGCAAGCGCAAGGTTGAGGGTGACCTCAAGCTGACCCAGGAGGCTGTTGCCGATCTGGAGCGCAACAAGAAGGAGCTCGAGCAGACCATTCAGCGCAAGGACAAGGAGCTGTCCTCCATTACCGCCAAGCTGGAAGATGAGCAGGTCGTTGTGCTCAAGCACAATCGCCAGATCAAGGAGCTGCAGGCTCGCATTGAGGAGCTCGAGGAGGAGGTCGAGGCTGAGCGTCAAGCTCGCGCCAAGGCTGAGAAGCAGCGCGCCGATTTGGCTCGCGAGCTTGAGGAGTTGGGCGAGCGTCTGGAGGAAGCTGGCGGTGCCACTTCCGCACAGATTGAGCTCAACAAGAAACGTGAGGCTGAGCTCAGCAAGCTGCGTCGCGATCTTGAGGAAGCCAACATCCAGCACGAGTCCACCCTGGCCAATCTGCGCAAGAAGCACAACGATGCCGTTGCCGAGATGGCCGAACAGGTTGATCAGCTCAACAAGCTGAAGGCCAA GGCTGAGAAGGAGAAAAACGAGTACTACGGCCAGCTGAACGATCTGCGCGCCGGTGTCGATCACATTACCAACGAGAAG GCTGCCCAGGAGAAGAtcgccaagcagctgcagcacactTTGAACGAGGTGCAGTCGAAATTGGATGAGACCAACAGGACTCTGAACGATTTCGATGCCAGCAAGAAGAAGCTGTCGATTGAGAACAGCGATCTGCTGCGCCAGCTGGAGGAGGCCGAATCTCAGGTGTCTCAGCTGTCCAAGATCAAGATCTCGCTGACCACACAGCTGGAGGATACCAAGCGTCTGGCCGATGAGGAGTCGCGCGAGCGTGCCACACTTTTGGGCAAGTTCCGCAACTTGGAGCACGACCTCGACAACCTGCGCGAACAGGTTGAGGAGGAGGCCGAGGGCAAGGCTGATCTGCAGCGTCAATTGAGCAAGGCCAATGCTGAGGCTCAGGTCTGGCGCAGCAAGTACGAGAGCGATGGTGTTGCCCGCTCCGAGGAGCTGGAGGAGGCCAAGCGCAAGCTGCAGGCTCGTCTGGCTGAGGCTGAAGAGACCATTGAGTCGCTCAACCAGAAGTGCATCGGTCTGGAGAAGACCAAGCAGCGCCTGTCCACCGAAGTCGAGGACTTGCAGCTGGAGGTCGACCGTGCCAATGCCATTGCCAACGCCGCCGAGAAGAAGCAGAAGGCCTTCGACAAGATCATTGGCGAGTGGAAGCTCAAGGTCGATGATTTGGCCGCTGAGCTCGATGCCAGCCAGAAGGAGTGCCGCAACTACTCCACCGAGTTGTTCCGTCTTAAGGGCGCCTATGAGGAGGGCCAGGAGCAGCTGGAGGCTGTGCGTCGTGAGAACAAGAACTTGGCCGATGAGGTCAAGGATCTGCTCGACCAGATCGGTGAGGGTGGCCGCAACATCCATGAGATCGAGAAGGCACGCAAGCGCCTCGAGGCTGAGAAGGATGAGCTCCAGGCTGCTTTGGAGGAGGCTGAGGCTGCTCTGGAACAGGAGGAGAACAAGGTGCTGCGCGCTCAGCTTGAGCTGTCGCAGGTGCGCCAGGAAATCGACCGTCGCATCCAGGAGAAGGAAGAGGAATTCGAGAACACACGCAAGAACCACCAGCGCGCTCTCGACTCCATGCAGGCATCCCTCGAAGCCGAGGCCAAGGGCAAGGCTGAGGCGCTGCGCATGAAGAAGAAGTTGGAAGCCGACATCAACGAATTGGAGATTGCTCTGGATCATGCCAACAAG GCTAACGCCGAGGCCCAGAAGAACATCAAGCGCTACCAACAACAGCTCAAGGACATCCAGACCGCCCTTGAGGAAGAGCAGCGTGCCCGTGACGATGCCCGCGAACAGCTCGGCATCTCGGAGCGTCGTGCCAACGCTCTGCAGAACGAACTGGAGGAGTCCCGCACTCTGCTGGAGCAGGCCGATCGCGGCCGTCGCCAGGCCGAGCAGGAGCTGGCCGATGCCCACGAGCAGTTGAACGAAGTTTCCGCCCAGAACGCTTCCATCTCCGCTGCCAAGAGGAAATTGGAGTCGGAGCTGCAGACCCTGCACTCCGATCTGGATGAGCTGCTGAATGAGGCCAAGAACTCCGAGGAGAAGGCCAAGAAGGCTATGGTTGATGCCGCCCGCCTGGCTGATGAGCTCCGCGCCGAGCAGGATCATGCCCAGACTCAGGAGAAGCTGCGCAAGGCTTTGGAGCAGCAGATCAAGGAGTTGCAGGTGCGTCTGGATGAGGCTGAGGCCAATGCCCTCAAGGGCGGCAAGAAGGCCATCCAGAAGCTGGAGCAGCGCGTCCGCGAGCTCGAGAACGAGCTGGACGGTGAGCAGAGGAGACACGCCGATGCCCAGAAGAACTTGCGCAAGTCCGAGCGTCGCATCAAGGAGTTGAGCTTCCAGTCTGAGGAGGACCGCAAGAACCACGAGCGCATGCAGGATCTGGTTGACAAGCTGCAACAGAAGATCAAGACATACAAGAGGCAGATTGAGGAGGCCGAGGAAATCGCTGCCCTCAACTTGGCCAAATTCCGCAAGGCCCAGCAGGAGCTTGAGGAGGCTGAGGAGCGCGCCGATCTGGCCGAGCAGGCCATCAGCAAATTCCGCGCCAAGGGACGTGCCGGTTCCGTTGGTCGTGGTGGCAGCCCAGCG CCCCGTGCGACATCCGTTAGGCCACAATTCGACGGATTGGCTTTCCCACCAAGATTCGACCTTGCTCCTGAAAACGAATTCTAA
- the LOC108594496 gene encoding cytochrome b5-related protein: protein MVIESWKQSGIATKFPSYRNSALVTAHSWQQGKRQDDEAEGLWRIYDGIYDFTEFIDKHPGGAFWIRETKGTDITEAFEAHHLSSAPEKMIGKYKVREAAKPRIYTLTLDEHGFYKTLKKRVQEKLKSTDKSPKRKSDFIHLALILATYLFGLLSAKYDSLLALVLGGVALCWTVIVSHNYFHRRDNWQMYAFNLGMMNVCSWRISHAMSHHIYPNSYLDLELSMFEPLLCWVPNAHIKSQALRYISWITEPIAYAIAFFIQMGTRIYYSLRNTNVMYWHDLLPLSIPLVMYYGSAGTACWLLCLRQWLAMTSIASFAFCVIGLNAAHHDPEIYHEGDANREDRDWGLFQVDTIIDRGDLKWSQFLVLTHFGDHVLHHLFPTLDHGLLPSLYPVLYETLDEFKCQLRECNHIEHIIGQHKQLLRIEPNPRPPGAA from the exons ATGGTGATTGAGAGCTGGAAGCAGAGCGGCATTGCCACAAAATTTCCAAGCTATCGCAATTCAGCGCTGGTAACTGCGCACAGCTGGCAGCAGGGCAAGCGACAGGACGACGAGGCTGAGGGCTTGTGGCGCATATACGATGGCATCTATGACTTTACAGAGTTCATCGATAAGCATCCGGGCGGTGCGTTCTGGATACGCGAAACCAAAGGCACGGACATAACCGAAGCCTTCGAGGCGCATCATTTGAGCAGCGCGCCCGAGAAAATGATTGGCAAGTACAAAGTGCGTGAGGCGGCCAAGCCAAGAATTTATACGTTAACGCTAGATGAGCATGGCTTCTATAAGACGCTGAAGAAGCGCGTGCAGGAGAAGTTGAAGAGCACAGACAAGTCGCCCAAGCGCAAGAGTGAT TTTATACATTTAGCACTTATACTAGCTACTTATCTGTTTGGCTTGCTGAGCGCCAAGTACGACAGTTTGCTGGCGTTGGTGCTTGGAGGCGTGGCACTTTGCTGGACTGTCATAGTGTCGCACAATTATTTTCATCGTCGCGACAATTGGCAAATGTACGCCTTCAATTTGGGCATGATGAACGTTTGCTCCTGGCGCATTTCGCACGCCATGTCGCATCATATCTACCCCAACTCCTATTTGGATCTGGAGCTAAGCATGTTTGAGCCGCTGCTCTGCTGGGTGCCCAATGCGCATATCAAGAGCCAGGCGCTGCGCTATATCTCCTGGATTACCGAGCCCATTGCCTATGCCATTGCATTCTTCATACAAATGGGCACGCG catttACTACTCGCTGCGTAATACGAATGTTATGTATTGGCACGATCTGCTGCCGCTGAGCATACCGCTGGTTATGTACTACGGCTCGGCGGGCACGGCGTGCTGGCTGCTCTGCTTGCGCCAGTGGCTAGCAATGACTTCGATTGCCAGCTTTGCTTTCTGCGTCATTGGACTGAATGCAGCGCATCATGACCCGGAAATCTATCATGAGGGCGATGCTAATCGCGAGGATCGCGACTGGGGCTTGTTCCAAGTAGACACCATTATCGATCGCGGCGATCTCAAGTGGTCGCAGTTTCTGGTGCTCACACACTTTGGCGATCATGTGCTGCATCATTTGTTTCCCACGCTCGATCACGGACTGCTGCCGTCGCTCTATCCGGTGCTCTATGAAACTTTGGATGAATTCAAGTGTCAACTACGCGAATGCAATCACATTGAGCATATTATAGGtcagcacaagcagctgctgcgcattgaGCCCAATCCACGGCCACCAGGCGCagcttaa
- the LOC108598453 gene encoding cytochrome b5-related protein, which yields MTPNVELEDWRVSGISRTYPSYRRHWQISNESWLAGKHTDDEAEGLWRIRDKLYDLSDFAQRHIGGAFWIERTKGTDITEPFESHHIEQHAERLLSKFEVRTAAKPRNYKFTLEPNGFYMTLKRRVRSKLQTLNYKPSKKTELLHTGILLSLFSLSWASTVCDSLALRALAGLALCWLATSTHNYFHQRDNWRMYCFNLTLMNFSCWRISHALSHHGYPNSLHDLEMSLFEPFLCWVPSRRYASKPQRIISVLISPVIFTLLSLVQFTERLVYSLCKSNIMYWHDLLGFTLPAFLYFSTSVSLSAALISWIIILCFGSFLFGFIGVTAAHHDPRIYHDGDAMRDNYDWGLYQLDTIIDRGDIKWSDLLVLTHFGEHALHHMFPTLDHGVLKLLYPELQQTLREFKCELREINHWAHIKGHNQQLLRTKANRIPPGGKKFN from the exons ATGACACCCAATGTGGAGTTGGAAGATTGGCGCGTTTCGGGCATATCACGCACTTATCCCAGCTATCGTCGACATTGGCAGATTAGCAATGAAAG TTGGCTGGCGGGCAAGCATACAGACGATGAGGCCGAGGGTCTGTGGCGTATACGCGATAAACTCTACGATTTGTCGGACTTTGCGCAGCGGCATATAGGCGGCGCCTTCTGGATAGAGCGCACCAAGGGCACAGATATCACGGAGCCCTTTGAGTCGCACCACATTGAGCAGCATGCAGAGCGACTGCTGAGCAAGTTCGAGGTGCGCACGGCCGCCAAGCCACGCAACTATAAATTTACGCTGGAGCCGAATGGCTTCTATATGACGCTCAAGCGACGCGTTAGGTCAAAGCTACAGACGCTCAACTACAAGCCCAGCAAAAAGACAGAA CTGCTACACACTGGCATTTTGCTCAGCCTGTTTAGTCTCAGCTGGGCGAGCACAGTGTGCGATTCGCTTGCCCTACGCGCTCTGGCGGGCTTGGCGCTTTGCTGGCTGGCGACCTCCAcgcataattattttcatcAGCGCGACAATTGGCGCATGTATTGCTTCAATCTGACGCTCATGAACTTTAGCTGTTGGCGCATCTCGCACGCGCTATCGCATCATGGCTATCCCAACTCGCTGCACGATCTGGAAATGTCGCTCTTCGAGCCCTTTCTCTGCTGGGTGCCCAGCAGGCGCTATGCCAGCAAGCCACAGCGCATTATCTCCGTGCTCATATCGCCCGTAATCTTTACGCTGCTGAGTCTAGTGCAGTTTACCGAGCG ACTGGTCTACTCACTCTGCAAGTCCAACATTATGTATTGGCATGATCTGTTGGGTTTTACGCTGCCCGCGTTTCTATACTTCAGCACCAGCGTCAGCTTGAGCGCTGCTTTAATTAGCTGGATCATTATTTTGTGCTTCGGcagctttttgtttggcttcaTTGGCGTTACAGCAGCTCATCATGATCCTCGCATTTACCACGATGGCGATGCCATGCGCGACAATTACGATTGGGGACTCTATCAGCTGGACACCATCATCGATCGTGGCGATATTAAATGGTCCGATCTGCTGGTGCTCACGCACTTTGGCGAGCACGCACTTCATCATATGTTTCCCACGCTGGATCACGGCGTGCTCAAGCTGCTTTATCCGGAGCTGCAGCAAACATTGCGCGAGTTCAAGTGCGAGCTGCGCGAGATTAATCACTGGGCTCACATTAAGGGTCACAATCAACAGCTGCTACGTACCAAGGCTAATCGTATTCCGCCAGGCGGCAAgaaatttaactaa
- the LOC108600656 gene encoding LOW QUALITY PROTEIN: UDP-glucuronosyltransferase 2B17 (The sequence of the model RefSeq protein was modified relative to this genomic sequence to represent the inferred CDS: deleted 3 bases in 2 codons), which yields MLSLLWLLATTSGVRSANILGLFTSHSPSHLILHMSMMQTLAEAGHNITVVTTIRPKVKCENMQLIVIPMSKAQEHNLEQQMSTMAGQKNSIFMLFKRVQNMLDSQLDLLSDAAFQRVYETKFDLMFLGYILNDLHLGLAAKLRVPLILAWVQAPAVNIDTLVGNPTNPSYIPRVGTAVKPGEIMGFGKRLQNFSNSLIFQLMMLHFKHQMQYYYKQQFGHIADFPTLQQMRRNVSLVFTNSHSISEGPIRPLVPGIIEIGGIQIKQHPNALPKDISDFLDEAEHGVILLSLGSNIKSSAVKPHLVQSMFKVLSKLKQRVIWKWEQPEMTPGLAANILYKQWLPQDDILAPPKIKLFITHAGKGGITEAQYHGVPMLALPIFGDQPTNAENMQLAGYGLTLELLSLNEQNFKQQLNELLTNKKYAQAIRRFSRLYRDRPLSARQTVLYWTEYVLRHHGAVHLQSTAVHMSFIAYHNLDVYAFLISVATLLLLLAKLVIKIICCSLCNKSQKRKKLKLH from the exons ATGTTAAGTCTCTTGTGGCTTTTGGCTACGACAAGCGGCGTCAGGAGCGCCAACATTCTGGGACTCTTCACCAGTCACAGTCCTTCGCATTTAATACTGCACATGTCCATGATGCAGACACTAGCAGAGGCAGGACACAACATAACTGTGGTGACCACCATACGACCCAAAGTCAAGTGCGAGAATATGCAGCTTATAGTTATACCAATGAGCAAGGCACAGGAGCACAATTTGGAGCAACAGATGAGCACAATGGCGGGACAAAAGAACTCcatatttatgctatttaaACGTGTGCAGAACATGTTGGACTCGCAGCTGGATCTGCTGTCGGACGCAGCCTTTCAGCGCGTATATGAAACAAAGTTTGATCTCATGTTTCTGGGTTATATACtaaatgatttgcatttgGGCTTGGCGGCCAAGCTGCGTGTGCCTTTGATACTGGCTTGGGTGCAAGCGCCTGCTGTAAACATTGATACGCTAGTGGGCAATCCCACAAATCCTTCATACATACCCAGAGTGGGCACCGCAGTTAAGCCGGGCGAAATCATGGGCTTTGGCAAGCGGCTGCAGAACTTTAGTAACTCGCTCATCTTTCAGCTTATGATGCTGCACTTCAAGCACCAAATGCAGTATTACTATAAACAGCAGTTTGGTCACATAGCTGACTTTCCCACGCTGCAGCAGATGCGACGCAATGTGTCGCTGGTGTTTACCAATTCACATTCAATCAGTGAAGGTCCCATCAGACCGCTGGTGCCTGGCATAATCGAAATTGGTGGCATACAGATTAAGCAGCATCCCAATGCGCTACCAAAGGATATCAGCGACTTTTTGGATGAAGCAGAACATGGCGTCATTCTACTCTCTTTGGGCTCCAACATAAAAAGCTCAGCGGTTAAGCCGCACTTGGTGCAGTCCATGTTCAAGGTATTATCTAAACTCAAGCAGCGTGTAATCTGGAAGTGGGAGCAGCCTGAAATGACGCCTGGTCTGGCTGCCAACATACTCTACAAGCAGTGGCTGCCCCAAGACGATATACTTGCGCCA CCAAAGATCAAACTCTTTATAACCCATGCAGGCAAAGGCGGCATTACCGAGGCTCAATATCATGGCGTGCCTATGTTGGCGTTGCCCATTTTTGGTGATCAGCCCACGAATGCAGAGAACATGCAGCTGGCTGGCTATGGACTCACTCTTGAGCTGCTCTCACTGAATGagcaaaactttaagcagcaattaaatgagCTGCTTACGAAC AAAAAGTACGCGCAGGCCATACGCAGATTCTCTCGGCTCTACAGGGATAGACCACTCAGTGCCAGGCAGACAGTGCTCTACTGGACGGAGTACGTGCTACGCCATCACGGCGCTGTCCACTTGCAGAGTACAGCGGTGCACATGAGTTTCATTGCCTATCACAATTTGGATGTCTATGCCTTTCTGATCTCAGTGGCTacgctgctcttgctgctagCTAAGCtcgttattaaaattatttgctgcagtttgtgcAACAAGTCACAGAAGCgtaaaaagttaaagttgcactaa